In Serratia sp. FDAARGOS_506, a genomic segment contains:
- a CDS encoding RHS repeat-associated core domain-containing protein has protein sequence MTEAARVGDTIGHSHALAGMIAGTIVGGLIAAAGALAAGALFVAGLAASCVGVGVLLIGASVAVGYLTGEAATAARDGIADAGAGSLTPKGNIVTGSPNVFINGKPAALATNSQVACSDDGPSMQMAQGSDKVSINGQPASRVGDKTNCDAQVMEGSPNVFIGGGTVTTLPIKPEVPDWLYKVSDLTLLFAGLVGGAGGAAGKLGALGKLLGKLPGINKLARIACRAGTLMTATAAVGIIARPVDIVSGQKFLDGEDDLDFVLPSRLPVAWQRYWRSGNPGDGVLGRGWNLFWESSLQPYQDGLVWRAPSGDFVAFPRVPRGHKTYCEAEKCWLMHNDDGSWQLFDVGEQIFHYPPLAGDQPSRLSMITDAIGNATSLFYDDEGLLSELVDSAGQRLMCRYAQGRLREVALQTAEGERTLARYGYDEQGQLTTVSNRAGEVTRRFGWRDGLMISHQDAAGLLNEYQWQEIDGVPRVTAYRNSAGESLEFGYDFAGGCRSAVRGDGRRAEWRLDDDDNVAQYTDFDQRRYGFIYQRGELCSVLLPGGAQRQSEWDPYGRLLSETDPLGRVTRYQYSRNSGRLFAVAYPDGSSEAQHWDTLGRPTRYVDALGNATLYRYPDDEESLPAGVIDALGGEVKLEWDARGQLTRYTDCSGSVTAYTYDALGQLTAQTDAEGHQTRYLWDNGGRLHTLIHPDGGEERFNWNAHGQLAEHQDALGSLTHWQYNALGLPVSITDRINRTRRYHYSPQGWLTRLENGNGGEYRFSYDAVGRVLAEERPDDTRHYYRYGAAGLLEEHREVGLPGSAGELTQREQRFRFDEAGQLVWRGNASAEWHYRFDAMGRLRELNRLPTASGAVLGIEPDSVQMRYDAAGRLLGEQGVNGELQYQWDALANLQALTLPQGDRLQWLYYGSGHASAIKFNQQVVSEFTRDRLHRETGRSQGALQQQRRYDAMGRRSWQSSAFGHDKLTRPEDGVLWRAYRYTGRGELAGVSDALRGEVHYGYDAEGRLLQHREPNQGKPGARLVYDLADNLLGERSPQSDIDAHLPLAPIADNRLTHWQKLFYRYDAWGNLISRRNGLYEQHYRYDADNRLVQAHGRGPQGEFEAQYHYDALGRRNRKAVRYKGKTEQTTRFLWQGYRLLQEQRDDGSRRSWSYDPASPWSPLAALEQAGDSCSADIYWYHTDLNSAPLEVTDAAGNLCWSGQYDTFGKLQGQTVAGAAKRQGAQYQQPLRYAGQYQDDESGLHYNLFRYYEPEVGRFTTQDPIGLRGGLNLYQYAPNPLMWVDPFGLTVQTLIHYTTEEGLKGILDSGELRASSGPIHARFGDGQYLTDIKPEKIGGRTLKEAAGTGKLSLGQVAHNLYGDSRKINSITHYVEIDVTGLDVSEPRPNTFRVASTGNLDISKRIVKSGKSCGN, from the coding sequence ATGACCGAAGCGGCTCGCGTCGGCGATACCATCGGGCATTCCCATGCCCTGGCCGGCATGATTGCCGGCACCATTGTCGGCGGCCTGATCGCCGCCGCAGGCGCATTGGCGGCGGGTGCGCTGTTCGTCGCCGGCCTGGCGGCTTCTTGTGTCGGCGTCGGCGTACTGCTCATCGGCGCCAGCGTAGCGGTGGGGTATCTCACCGGGGAGGCGGCCACCGCGGCACGCGACGGCATTGCCGACGCCGGTGCCGGTAGCCTGACCCCCAAAGGCAATATCGTCACCGGCTCCCCCAACGTCTTCATCAACGGCAAACCCGCCGCGCTCGCCACCAACAGCCAGGTGGCCTGCAGCGACGACGGCCCGAGCATGCAGATGGCGCAGGGCTCCGACAAGGTCAGCATCAACGGCCAGCCCGCCTCGCGCGTGGGGGACAAAACCAACTGTGACGCCCAGGTGATGGAAGGCTCGCCCAACGTGTTTATCGGGGGCGGCACCGTCACCACCTTGCCGATCAAGCCCGAAGTGCCGGATTGGTTGTACAAGGTCTCTGACCTGACGCTGCTGTTCGCCGGTCTGGTGGGCGGCGCGGGCGGCGCCGCCGGCAAGCTGGGGGCGCTGGGCAAACTGCTGGGCAAGCTGCCCGGCATCAATAAACTGGCGCGCATCGCCTGCCGCGCCGGCACCCTGATGACCGCGACCGCCGCCGTCGGCATTATCGCCCGGCCGGTGGATATCGTCAGCGGCCAGAAATTCCTCGACGGCGAAGACGATCTCGATTTCGTGCTGCCATCGCGCCTGCCGGTTGCCTGGCAGCGCTATTGGCGCAGCGGCAACCCCGGCGACGGCGTACTGGGCCGCGGCTGGAACCTGTTCTGGGAGAGCAGCCTGCAGCCGTATCAGGACGGCCTGGTGTGGCGCGCGCCTTCCGGCGACTTCGTCGCTTTCCCCAGGGTGCCGCGCGGCCACAAAACCTACTGCGAAGCCGAAAAATGCTGGCTGATGCACAACGACGACGGCAGCTGGCAGCTGTTTGACGTCGGCGAACAGATTTTCCACTACCCGCCGCTGGCGGGCGACCAGCCGAGCCGGCTCAGCATGATCACCGACGCCATCGGCAACGCCACCTCGCTGTTTTACGACGACGAAGGGTTGCTGAGCGAACTGGTGGACAGCGCCGGGCAGCGCCTGATGTGCCGCTATGCGCAGGGCCGCCTGCGCGAAGTGGCGCTGCAAACCGCCGAAGGCGAACGGACGCTGGCGCGCTACGGCTACGATGAGCAGGGCCAACTGACGACGGTGAGCAACCGCGCCGGTGAGGTAACACGCCGCTTCGGCTGGCGCGACGGCCTGATGATCAGCCACCAGGACGCCGCCGGGCTGCTGAACGAATACCAATGGCAAGAGATCGACGGCGTGCCGCGCGTGACGGCCTACCGCAACAGCGCCGGGGAATCCCTTGAGTTCGGCTATGACTTCGCCGGCGGGTGCCGCAGCGCGGTGCGCGGCGACGGCAGGCGGGCGGAGTGGCGGCTGGATGACGACGACAACGTGGCGCAGTACACCGATTTCGACCAGCGTCGCTACGGTTTTATCTACCAACGCGGCGAGCTGTGCAGCGTGCTGCTGCCCGGCGGCGCGCAGCGCCAGAGCGAATGGGATCCCTACGGCCGCCTGCTGTCGGAGACCGATCCGCTCGGCCGCGTGACGCGCTATCAATATTCTCGCAACAGCGGCCGGCTGTTCGCCGTCGCGTACCCGGACGGCAGCAGTGAAGCGCAGCACTGGGACACGCTGGGGCGCCCGACGCGCTATGTCGATGCGCTGGGCAACGCCACGCTGTACCGCTATCCGGATGACGAAGAGAGCCTGCCGGCCGGCGTGATCGACGCGCTGGGCGGGGAAGTGAAGCTGGAGTGGGACGCCCGCGGCCAGCTGACGCGTTACACCGACTGTTCCGGCAGCGTCACGGCTTATACCTACGATGCGCTGGGGCAACTGACGGCGCAGACCGATGCCGAAGGCCACCAGACGCGCTACCTATGGGATAACGGCGGGCGCCTGCATACCCTGATCCACCCGGACGGCGGCGAAGAGCGCTTTAACTGGAATGCGCACGGCCAGCTGGCCGAACATCAGGACGCACTGGGCAGCCTGACCCACTGGCAGTACAACGCCCTGGGGCTGCCGGTCAGCATCACCGACCGCATCAACCGCACCCGGCGCTATCACTACAGCCCGCAGGGCTGGCTGACGCGGCTGGAGAACGGCAACGGCGGCGAATACCGCTTCAGCTACGATGCGGTGGGCCGCGTGCTGGCCGAAGAGCGCCCGGACGACACTCGCCACTATTATCGCTACGGCGCAGCCGGGCTGCTGGAGGAGCACCGCGAGGTCGGCCTGCCCGGCAGCGCGGGTGAGCTGACGCAGCGCGAACAGCGCTTCCGCTTCGACGAGGCCGGGCAGCTGGTCTGGCGCGGCAACGCCAGCGCGGAATGGCATTACCGCTTCGACGCCATGGGGCGGCTGCGCGAGCTGAACCGCCTGCCGACGGCGAGCGGCGCGGTGCTGGGCATCGAGCCGGACAGCGTGCAGATGCGCTATGACGCCGCCGGGCGGCTGCTCGGCGAACAGGGCGTGAACGGTGAGCTGCAATACCAGTGGGATGCGCTGGCCAACCTGCAGGCGCTGACGCTGCCGCAGGGCGATCGCCTGCAGTGGCTGTATTACGGCTCCGGCCACGCCAGCGCCATTAAATTCAACCAGCAGGTGGTAAGCGAATTCACCCGCGATCGCCTGCACCGGGAAACCGGCCGCAGCCAGGGCGCACTGCAGCAGCAGCGGCGTTACGACGCCATGGGCCGCCGCAGCTGGCAGAGCAGCGCCTTCGGCCACGATAAACTGACCCGGCCGGAAGACGGCGTGCTGTGGCGCGCTTATCGCTATACCGGCCGCGGCGAGCTGGCCGGGGTGAGCGACGCGCTGCGCGGCGAAGTGCACTACGGTTACGACGCCGAAGGCCGCCTGCTGCAACACCGCGAGCCCAATCAGGGCAAACCGGGCGCGCGGCTGGTGTACGATCTGGCGGATAACCTGCTGGGCGAACGCAGCCCGCAGAGCGACATCGACGCGCACCTGCCGCTGGCGCCGATCGCCGACAACCGGCTGACGCACTGGCAAAAACTGTTTTACCGTTACGACGCCTGGGGCAACCTGATCAGCCGGCGCAACGGCCTGTACGAACAGCACTACCGCTACGACGCCGACAATCGGCTGGTGCAGGCGCATGGCCGCGGCCCACAGGGCGAATTCGAGGCGCAGTACCATTACGATGCGCTGGGCCGCCGCAACCGCAAGGCGGTGCGCTACAAGGGCAAAACCGAACAGACGACCCGTTTCCTGTGGCAGGGTTACCGGTTGCTGCAGGAGCAGCGCGACGACGGCAGCCGCCGCAGCTGGAGCTACGATCCGGCCAGCCCGTGGAGCCCGCTGGCGGCGCTGGAGCAGGCGGGCGACAGCTGCTCGGCAGATATTTACTGGTATCACACCGATCTGAACAGCGCGCCGCTGGAAGTGACCGACGCGGCGGGCAACCTGTGCTGGTCCGGGCAATACGACACCTTCGGCAAGCTGCAGGGCCAGACGGTGGCCGGCGCGGCGAAGCGGCAGGGCGCGCAATATCAGCAGCCGCTGCGCTACGCCGGGCAATATCAGGACGACGAAAGCGGCCTGCACTACAACCTGTTCCGCTACTACGAACCCGAGGTGGGGCGTTTCACCACGCAGGATCCGATAGGGTTGCGTGGCGGGTTGAACCTTTATCAGTATGCGCCGAACCCGCTGATGTGGGTGGATCCGTTTGGGTTGACAGTGCAAACATTGATACACTACACCACTGAAGAAGGATTAAAAGGGATTTTAGATAGCGGTGAACTTAGGGCATCATCTGGGCCAATTCACGCTCGTTTTGGTGACGGGCAATACCTAACAGATATAAAACCAGAAAAAATTGGTGGCCGAACACTCAAAGAAGCAGCAGGGACAGGCAAGTTATCACTTGGGCAGGTAGCTCACAATTTATATGGTGACTCAAGGAAAATTAATAGTATTACACATTATGTAGAAATTGATGTCACTGGTTTGGATGTGTCTGAACCTAGACCAAATACATTCAGGGTTGCAAGCACGGGGAACCTTGATATATCTAAACGTATAGTTAAAAGTGGAAAAAGTTGTGGAAATTGA
- a CDS encoding helix-turn-helix domain-containing protein, protein MSNYQAFETLREHKARLHGSVLLGTGVELAAWSNCNDRVTQESADHHTLSLYVADGYECYQQVPGGWRNGGGPDRFCIMPRQYASTWDVRSDLSFVHLYCTDGHLRQLAEQTWGRSPAAINVEPRSFGEDPQITLLYRQFLLNCDWRDSANLLALSSASNLLMSHLIQRYSQLQWKLPQARGGLAPAVARRVRDYIENHLDRPLLLADLAAQAGLSEYHFARMFKHATGLAPHQFVMRARLQRAERLLRHSQQPITEIALACGFSSASHFSNRFKAAYGFAPLQVRQGR, encoded by the coding sequence ATGTCCAACTATCAGGCGTTTGAAACACTGCGTGAACATAAGGCGCGGCTGCACGGCAGCGTGCTACTGGGCACCGGCGTGGAGCTGGCCGCCTGGTCCAACTGCAACGATCGCGTCACGCAGGAAAGCGCCGACCACCATACCCTGAGCCTGTACGTCGCCGACGGCTATGAGTGCTATCAGCAGGTGCCGGGCGGCTGGCGTAACGGCGGCGGGCCGGATCGGTTCTGCATCATGCCGCGCCAATATGCCTCCACCTGGGACGTGCGCAGCGATCTGTCGTTCGTGCACCTGTATTGCACCGACGGGCATCTGCGGCAGCTGGCGGAGCAGACCTGGGGTCGCAGCCCGGCGGCGATCAACGTAGAGCCGCGCAGCTTCGGCGAAGATCCGCAGATCACGCTGCTGTATCGCCAGTTTTTGCTCAACTGCGACTGGCGGGACAGCGCCAATCTGCTGGCGCTCAGCAGCGCGTCTAACCTGCTGATGTCGCATCTGATCCAGCGTTACAGTCAGCTGCAGTGGAAACTGCCGCAGGCGCGCGGCGGCCTGGCGCCTGCGGTGGCCAGGCGGGTGCGGGACTATATCGAAAACCACCTCGATCGGCCTTTGCTGTTGGCGGATCTGGCGGCGCAGGCCGGGTTGAGCGAATACCATTTCGCCCGCATGTTCAAGCACGCCACCGGGCTGGCGCCGCACCAGTTTGTGATGCGCGCCCGGCTGCAACGCGCGGAACGGCTGCTGCGACACAGCCAACAGCCGATCACCGAGATCGCGCTGGCGTGCGGCTTCAGCTCCGCCAGCCATTTCAGCAACCGCTTCAAGGCGGCCTATGGATTTGCTCCGCTGCAGGTGCGGCAGGGGCGCTAA
- a CDS encoding glyoxalase, whose amino-acid sequence MGQQFAGLGVLFVAGFGPVTRESDESKAFYVEALGLPLKPMPGNETYLLSEQGALDGVKHFALWPLAQAAQSCFGDDRWPADLAVPQAWIEFDVADMAAATQGLVDRGYRLLVANREEPWGQSVTRLLSPEGLLVGVTYTPWLR is encoded by the coding sequence ATGGGTCAACAATTTGCCGGGCTGGGCGTGTTGTTTGTCGCCGGATTCGGGCCCGTCACGCGTGAGAGCGACGAGAGCAAGGCGTTTTATGTCGAGGCGCTGGGGCTGCCGCTCAAACCGATGCCAGGCAACGAAACCTATCTGCTGTCGGAGCAAGGCGCGCTCGACGGCGTGAAGCATTTCGCCCTGTGGCCGCTGGCGCAGGCGGCGCAGTCCTGCTTTGGCGACGATCGCTGGCCGGCGGATCTCGCGGTGCCGCAGGCGTGGATCGAGTTCGACGTGGCCGACATGGCGGCCGCCACCCAGGGGCTGGTCGATCGCGGTTATCGGCTGTTGGTCGCCAACCGCGAAGAGCCGTGGGGGCAGAGCGTTACCCGTTTGCTCAGCCCGGAAGGGTTGCTGGTCGGCGTCACCTATACGCCCTGGCTGCGGTAA
- a CDS encoding macro domain-containing protein → MEIDKSYYKGACELISGEGRIYTEFNGDVATRQITIINDLYYSSSSLEDWHEDIGFLLYDGKKSELDLSESKLITSLEFESEWDKAITTDVLNDYVSFSYGDASIPLSKSKMIIHIVNNKGKWGKGFVVPLSKRYPAVKEEYLKWFSEKKDFFLGNVQFICVNENERIYVANMLAQDGLKKSKDDNAQYVSYEALKECLSLVSDYALKERLSIQLPMIGAGLGGGDWDAIFSLIKERLARKKIKCNIVKLG, encoded by the coding sequence GTGGAAATTGATAAAAGCTACTATAAAGGTGCATGTGAGCTCATTTCTGGCGAAGGGAGGATCTATACTGAGTTTAATGGCGATGTTGCAACAAGACAAATAACTATAATAAATGATTTGTATTATTCATCCTCATCTTTGGAAGATTGGCACGAAGATATAGGTTTTTTACTTTATGATGGTAAGAAAAGTGAGCTTGATCTTTCTGAGTCAAAGTTGATAACTAGTCTTGAATTTGAAAGTGAATGGGATAAAGCAATCACCACTGATGTTTTGAATGACTATGTCAGTTTTAGTTATGGTGATGCATCTATTCCTTTGTCAAAATCTAAAATGATCATTCATATTGTGAATAATAAGGGTAAGTGGGGAAAAGGCTTTGTTGTTCCTCTTTCAAAACGATATCCAGCAGTAAAGGAAGAATATTTAAAGTGGTTCTCTGAAAAAAAGGATTTTTTTCTCGGGAATGTACAATTCATCTGTGTGAACGAAAATGAGCGGATATATGTTGCAAATATGTTGGCTCAGGATGGGCTAAAGAAAAGTAAAGATGATAATGCTCAGTATGTTTCATATGAAGCACTTAAAGAATGCCTAAGTTTGGTTTCTGATTATGCATTAAAAGAAAGGCTTAGTATACAATTGCCTATGATTGGTGCAGGATTGGGAGGTGGTGATTGGGATGCTATTTTTTCCCTAATCAAAGAGCGCTTAGCAAGAAAGAAAATAAAATGCAACATCGTTAAATTAGGTTGA
- a CDS encoding ester cyclase: MKKALITCAIVGGLLASYPALSTDQAASYKSAGKGGYHHAQQKLKVVEDLYAGFFNRHDIGVAQRLIVENYKQHNPFVGDGIKPFLDFFSQTFKDNPQYSAKIYRSAVNGDLVYVHVKYQNNPQDRGTASVDIYRVNDQGKITEHWDVNQDVPEKSANDNTMF; encoded by the coding sequence ATGAAAAAGGCATTGATCACCTGTGCGATCGTCGGCGGCTTGCTGGCGAGTTACCCGGCGCTGTCAACGGATCAGGCGGCGTCTTACAAATCGGCCGGCAAAGGCGGTTATCATCATGCCCAGCAGAAGCTGAAGGTGGTGGAAGATCTGTACGCGGGCTTTTTCAACCGCCACGACATCGGCGTGGCGCAGAGGCTGATTGTGGAAAACTACAAGCAGCATAACCCGTTCGTCGGCGACGGCATCAAGCCGTTCCTGGATTTCTTCAGCCAGACCTTTAAGGACAATCCGCAGTACAGTGCCAAAATATACCGCAGCGCGGTCAACGGCGATCTGGTCTATGTTCACGTCAAATACCAAAATAACCCGCAGGATCGCGGCACCGCCAGCGTGGATATTTATCGGGTGAACGATCAGGGGAAAATCACCGAGCATTGGGACGTCAATCAGGATGTGCCGGAAAAATCGGCCAACGACAATACCATGTTCTGA
- a CDS encoding DMT family transporter, with protein MNALLYLAVVLIWGTTWIAITLQQEGPVAIPVSIAYRFAISAAVMFAVLLLTRRLRRLAPRDHMFCVLQGCCVFGFNFFCFYHAAAYISSGLESVIFSMAVLFNALNSLLFFRQRPSPNLLPAALLGLTGIVALFWQDLAATRMAPELLKGIGLSALGTYGFSLGNMISTRHQRRGLDIFSTNTYAMTYGALLMALIALAQGASFQMEYSSRYIGSLLYLAIFGSVIAFAAYFSLLGRIGAGAAAYSTLLFPLVGLTISTIYEGYQWHFNAVLGLCLILLGNLVMFAKPTLKWRRAGISKQNSTL; from the coding sequence ATGAATGCGCTGTTGTACCTCGCCGTGGTGCTGATTTGGGGCACCACCTGGATTGCGATCACTCTGCAACAGGAAGGGCCGGTGGCCATTCCCGTATCGATCGCTTACCGCTTCGCCATTTCCGCCGCGGTGATGTTCGCCGTGCTGCTGCTAACGCGCCGCCTGCGCCGCCTCGCTCCGCGCGATCATATGTTCTGCGTGCTGCAGGGCTGCTGCGTGTTCGGCTTCAACTTCTTCTGCTTCTACCACGCGGCCGCCTACATCAGCAGCGGGCTGGAATCGGTGATCTTCTCGATGGCGGTACTGTTCAACGCCCTCAACAGCCTGCTGTTTTTCCGCCAGCGCCCCAGCCCCAACCTGCTGCCGGCGGCGCTGCTGGGGTTGACCGGCATCGTGGCACTGTTTTGGCAAGATCTGGCCGCCACCCGCATGGCGCCGGAGCTGCTCAAAGGCATCGGCCTGAGCGCGCTCGGCACCTACGGCTTCTCTCTGGGCAACATGATCAGCACGCGCCATCAGCGCCGCGGGCTGGATATCTTTTCCACCAACACCTACGCCATGACCTACGGCGCGCTGTTGATGGCGCTGATCGCCTTGGCGCAGGGCGCCTCGTTCCAGATGGAATACAGCAGCCGCTATATCGGCTCCCTGCTGTACCTGGCAATTTTCGGATCGGTGATCGCCTTCGCCGCTTATTTCAGCCTGCTCGGCCGCATCGGCGCCGGCGCGGCGGCTTACAGCACCCTGTTGTTCCCGCTGGTGGGGCTGACCATCTCAACGATCTACGAAGGCTATCAGTGGCACTTCAACGCCGTGCTGGGCCTGTGCCTGATCCTGCTGGGCAACCTGGTGATGTTCGCCAAGCCAACGCTGAAATGGCGACGGGCGGGTATCTCAAAACAAAACTCAACCCTTTGA
- a CDS encoding multidrug efflux MFS transporter, with protein MEAWKVNLISVWLGCFFTGLAMSQILPFLPLYVEQLGISDHQSLSLWSGLVFSGTFLVSAVVSPLWGSLADRKGRKLMLLRASLGMAIVIALQGLATNVWQLFALRALMGLTSGYIPNAMALVASQAPRDKSGWALGTLSTGQISGVIAGPLLGGLMADHLGLRVVFFVTAGLMFVSFLVTLFLIKERRITVKKADQLSGKAVFRSLPYPTLIVTLFVCTLMIQLANSSISPILTLFIRELSGDVSNIAFVSGMIAAVPGIAALISAPRLGRLGDRIGTARILIAALLFTTGLFAVMAWVNTPLQLGILRFLLGFADGALMPAVQALLLKYSSDQVTGRIFGYNQSFMYLGNVVGPLLGSGISAMMGFRWVFAVTAVLVLCNALQLRHQFKKVESQRAG; from the coding sequence ATGGAAGCGTGGAAAGTTAATCTGATCTCGGTCTGGCTCGGGTGTTTCTTCACCGGGCTGGCGATGAGCCAAATCCTCCCTTTTCTGCCGCTGTACGTCGAACAGCTCGGCATCAGCGATCACCAATCCCTCAGCCTGTGGTCCGGTCTGGTGTTCAGTGGCACCTTTTTGGTCTCGGCGGTGGTGTCGCCGCTGTGGGGCAGCCTGGCCGACCGCAAAGGCCGCAAGCTGATGCTGCTGCGCGCCTCACTGGGCATGGCGATCGTCATCGCGCTGCAGGGGCTGGCCACCAACGTCTGGCAGCTGTTCGCGCTGCGCGCCCTGATGGGGCTGACGTCCGGCTATATTCCCAACGCCATGGCGCTGGTCGCCTCGCAGGCGCCGCGCGATAAAAGCGGTTGGGCGCTGGGTACGCTCTCTACCGGGCAGATCTCCGGCGTGATCGCCGGGCCGCTCTTGGGCGGGCTGATGGCCGATCATCTGGGGCTGCGAGTGGTGTTTTTCGTCACCGCCGGGCTGATGTTCGTCAGCTTCCTGGTGACGCTGTTCCTGATTAAAGAGCGGCGCATCACGGTGAAAAAAGCGGATCAGCTGAGCGGCAAGGCGGTATTCCGTTCGCTGCCCTATCCGACGCTGATCGTCACCCTGTTCGTTTGTACCCTGATGATCCAGCTGGCCAACTCGTCCATCAGCCCGATCCTGACGCTGTTCATCCGCGAGCTGTCGGGCGACGTCAGCAATATCGCCTTTGTCAGCGGCATGATCGCCGCCGTGCCCGGCATTGCGGCGCTGATCTCGGCACCGCGCCTCGGGCGGCTCGGCGATCGCATCGGCACCGCACGCATCCTGATCGCCGCGCTGCTGTTCACCACCGGCCTGTTCGCCGTGATGGCCTGGGTCAATACGCCATTGCAGCTGGGCATTCTGCGCTTCCTGCTCGGCTTTGCCGACGGCGCGCTGATGCCGGCGGTGCAGGCGCTGCTGCTGAAGTATTCCTCTGATCAGGTGACCGGGCGCATCTTCGGCTACAACCAATCCTTTATGTACCTGGGCAACGTCGTCGGCCCACTGCTGGGCTCGGGCATTTCGGCGATGATGGGGTTCCGTTGGGTATTCGCCGTGACGGCGGTGTTGGTGCTTTGCAATGCGCTGCAGCTGCGCCATCAGTTCAAAAAAGTGGAGAGTCAACGCGCGGGATAA
- a CDS encoding imm11 family protein produces the protein MNFYTFSSFTFGDNLICFPDPKSRLSSFFIWNEGDGNFLSYSLPKGKMPSVLSSDTFNLHDYFPASLGIQIFSKRAKAVFERKVSSEMSFYECAVENVTETMFLCKVNNYFSIIDEEASTFRELEDGSKLIDVPAYKCDREFFIARDSIYCERIIVSQQFVDLCNEEQLNIGFERC, from the coding sequence ATGAACTTCTATACTTTCAGTAGCTTTACATTTGGCGATAACTTGATTTGTTTTCCCGATCCGAAATCAAGATTGTCCAGCTTTTTTATTTGGAATGAAGGTGATGGTAATTTCCTATCCTACTCACTGCCAAAAGGGAAAATGCCAAGCGTTTTGAGTAGTGACACTTTTAATTTGCATGACTATTTTCCTGCCAGTCTCGGAATTCAAATTTTTTCCAAAAGAGCTAAGGCTGTATTTGAACGTAAGGTTTCTTCTGAAATGTCATTCTATGAGTGCGCGGTAGAAAACGTAACTGAAACGATGTTTCTGTGTAAAGTGAATAATTATTTTTCAATTATTGATGAGGAAGCCTCGACGTTCAGAGAACTTGAGGATGGAAGCAAGCTCATTGATGTGCCTGCTTACAAGTGTGACAGGGAGTTCTTTATTGCTAGGGATAGCATCTATTGTGAAAGAATAATTGTCTCTCAGCAGTTTGTTGACCTATGTAATGAAGAACAGCTAAACATAGGCTTTGAGCGTTGCTAA
- a CDS encoding MoaF N-terminal domain-containing protein: MKTVKRTGIALAIALTFPLALPAATAAQPSLTNSKVATMTEKHGQFIAVGKVVQVTFGDFAFKLDFTDDKTMTFTGIGEASQGITDTVQYTAVEIRPKVYMVYWHEPQSGDNVTHIEDFERGEVYTNIAAKDGSFTHLKGQLKIVGHSGK; the protein is encoded by the coding sequence ATGAAAACAGTGAAGCGAACGGGCATCGCGCTGGCGATAGCCCTGACTTTCCCCCTGGCATTGCCCGCCGCTACGGCGGCGCAACCCTCCCTGACTAACAGTAAGGTGGCAACGATGACGGAAAAACACGGGCAGTTCATTGCGGTCGGTAAAGTGGTGCAGGTGACCTTCGGCGATTTCGCCTTCAAGCTGGATTTTACCGATGACAAGACCATGACCTTCACCGGCATCGGCGAGGCGTCGCAGGGCATCACCGACACCGTGCAATACACCGCAGTGGAGATTCGGCCGAAGGTCTATATGGTCTATTGGCACGAACCTCAGTCCGGCGACAACGTGACGCATATCGAGGACTTTGAGCGCGGCGAGGTGTACACCAACATCGCCGCCAAGGACGGCAGCTTCACCCATCTGAAAGGGCAGCTGAAAATCGTAGGTCACTCAGGAAAATAA
- a CDS encoding PhzF family phenazine biosynthesis protein, translated as MLRSDDVTPRAYKQVDVFTRTPLQGNPVAVVLEAEGLSTAQMLALARWTNLSETTFVLKPTHPAADYKVRIFTTEKELPFAGHPTLGTAHALLEAGLAPKRPGTVMQECGVGLVAVNIQPEGTLAFAAPDVEFRPMAAEETERLMAALRPAVIATGTPPVIAEMGIRWLMVRLPDAQSCLAVTPDQATIKQLQTACDVDGVVIYGACSATEPADYEMRAFMVECGALIEDPVTGSANACLARLLKANRFPDGGQTAQGYQVRQGTQLNRDGRVSVRFIDGEPWIGGHCRTLINGTLGI; from the coding sequence ATGCTCAGAAGTGATGATGTGACACCCCGCGCCTACAAACAGGTGGACGTGTTTACCCGCACGCCGCTGCAGGGCAACCCCGTGGCGGTGGTGCTGGAGGCCGAGGGGCTGAGCACCGCGCAAATGCTGGCATTGGCCCGTTGGACCAATCTTTCGGAAACCACCTTTGTGCTTAAACCGACGCACCCGGCGGCGGATTATAAAGTGCGCATTTTCACCACCGAAAAAGAGCTGCCCTTCGCCGGCCACCCGACGCTGGGCACCGCCCACGCCCTGCTGGAAGCCGGATTGGCACCCAAACGGCCTGGGACGGTGATGCAGGAATGCGGCGTCGGCCTGGTGGCGGTCAATATCCAGCCGGAAGGCACATTGGCGTTCGCCGCGCCCGACGTTGAGTTCCGCCCAATGGCGGCTGAGGAAACAGAACGGCTGATGGCCGCTTTACGGCCCGCTGTGATTGCAACAGGCACCCCGCCGGTGATTGCCGAGATGGGCATCCGCTGGCTGATGGTGCGCCTGCCTGATGCACAATCCTGCCTGGCGGTAACGCCGGATCAGGCCACGATTAAACAGCTGCAAACGGCGTGTGATGTGGATGGCGTGGTGATCTATGGCGCCTGCTCCGCAACCGAACCGGCCGATTACGAAATGCGCGCGTTTATGGTGGAATGCGGCGCCTTGATTGAAGATCCGGTGACCGGCAGCGCCAACGCCTGCCTGGCGCGCTTATTGAAGGCTAACCGCTTTCCCGACGGCGGCCAGACCGCACAGGGCTACCAGGTGCGCCAGGGCACCCAACTGAATCGAGATGGCCGCGTGAGCGTGCGCTTTATTGACGGCGAACCCTGGATCGGCGGGCACTGTCGCACCCTGATTAATGGCACATTGGGTATTTAG